The Novosphingobium aromaticivorans DSM 12444 genome segment GTCGAAGCGGCGCAACTCCTCGAGCGGCGCGGTAAGCCACGCTTCCCAGTCCTCCGGCGCAAGAATAACCGGGCTGCGATCGTGGATGTCGGCCAGCTCGGGCGCGTTGTCGGTCATCACGCAGGTATAGACCGGCCCCCAGTCCTCGTGCGTCGCCCACAGGCCTGCCCAGGCGAACACCGGCGTGCTCTTGAGCGACAGCCATGTGGTGCGCATCTCGCCCGATGGACCTTCCGCCTCGGCGTAGTGCGCTGTCGGCACCAGGCAGCGTTGTGCCGGGACGCGCGACCACCGGCCCCAGAACTTGTCGAGCTTGTCGAACCGGGCATTGTTGACCGGCTTCGGTTTGAGTGGCTGACCTCGCTTGCCGTTCAGGATCACGGGGAAGCCCCATGTCATCTGGTCCAGCACCAGCGCGCCATGATGATCGCGGCGGACGACAAAGCCCGGCTCGCGCGGGTGGACGATCGGCGGACCGTCGTTGAACGGCCGTGCCGGCGACGCCGCGAAGAGCTGCGTGATCATGTGGCGATCACCGGGGCGGTAGCGGTTGCACATATGCCAAGGCTGGGGTTGCTGATCCTCCGGGTCAAGCATCTCGACGCAATACCGCCGGGCTGCGATGGCGCGGCGGATGCAATCCTGGCGCTCGACGCCAGCGATATGGTGCCACGCCTCCAGCGCAGTCGTTGCGGCCGTCGCGCGCATGTAGTGGTCGCCGCTGGCGTGGATCGGGTTCGAGATCGGAGCGGTCAGCGCAGAGATGAGGTTCCGCACCTGCCAACGCTGTGCCACGCCCGCACGGACAAGCCATTCCAGCGCCACGCGGTCAGATTGGGTCAGCTCGACGGTTCCGATGTGGGCGCGCTGCTCCAGATCCTGCAATGCGCGCAGTGCGAGGATAGTCAGAGAATCGGGCTGCTTTGCCATCTGCGCAGTGGAACAGATGAAGAACTTAGGTCAAGCTTTGGCTACTGACTGTGCGGTGTATCAGGGGTGGTCATGGGCGGCCTCCGCGTTCGGATGGCGCACACCGTGGAACGTCATGTTCACAGCCTTGCCGCGCGTTCCACAAGTCCTGTTCACGCCCCACCTCCCTCGACCTTCAGGCTCGACACAAACTTCTCCACCGCACGCTCGATTAGCGACGCGAGCGGCTTGACCTCCTCAGCCGACATGCCGGTCATGCTCGTGG includes the following:
- a CDS encoding SOS response-associated peptidase family protein: MAKQPDSLTILALRALQDLEQRAHIGTVELTQSDRVALEWLVRAGVAQRWQVRNLISALTAPISNPIHASGDHYMRATAATTALEAWHHIAGVERQDCIRRAIAARRYCVEMLDPEDQQPQPWHMCNRYRPGDRHMITQLFAASPARPFNDGPPIVHPREPGFVVRRDHHGALVLDQMTWGFPVILNGKRGQPLKPKPVNNARFDKLDKFWGRWSRVPAQRCLVPTAHYAEAEGPSGEMRTTWLSLKSTPVFAWAGLWATHEDWGPVYTCVMTDNAPELADIHDRSPVILAPEDWEAWLTAPLEELRRFDRPWPASDTNIVRTPVPWSKGGREDAYLGALPSAPWL